The proteins below are encoded in one region of Paenibacillus sp. YYML68:
- a CDS encoding nitroreductase family protein, with amino-acid sequence MKELRENQLESIMKGRRSVRVYQPNYRIPREELTAIIETAASAPSSANLQPWRVVVVESEEGKKKLRPLVMFNTRQNDTSSAMLLIFADTRYYENADYIYNLAVEQGKMPPEVRDQQLGMIKSYFPSLPPEKSSEVTRFDCGLFTMQLMLTARAYGYDTNPMAGFEADQLAEAFGLDAERYVPVVIVSIGKAAEAGYPSVRLHPDQITFWR; translated from the coding sequence ATGAAAGAGTTAAGAGAGAACCAGCTTGAGAGCATCATGAAGGGCAGACGTTCCGTTCGAGTCTATCAGCCGAATTACCGGATACCAAGAGAGGAGCTGACTGCAATCATCGAGACCGCAGCCTCCGCTCCATCGTCGGCGAACCTCCAGCCTTGGCGGGTCGTCGTCGTGGAGAGTGAGGAAGGGAAGAAGAAGCTGCGTCCGCTCGTCATGTTCAATACGCGTCAGAACGATACGTCCTCCGCGATGCTGCTGATCTTCGCAGATACAAGATATTACGAGAACGCCGATTACATCTATAACCTTGCTGTGGAACAAGGCAAAATGCCGCCAGAGGTGCGCGACCAGCAGCTAGGTATGATCAAGTCGTACTTCCCGTCACTTCCTCCCGAGAAGTCCAGTGAGGTGACGCGCTTCGACTGCGGACTGTTCACGATGCAATTGATGCTGACGGCCAGAGCTTACGGGTATGACACGAATCCGATGGCCGGATTTGAGGCGGATCAGTTAGCCGAAGCCTTCGGCCTGGATGCCGAGCGGTACGTGCCTGTCGTCATCGTCTCAATTGGCAAAGCCGCAGAGGCAGGCTATCCTTCCGTTCGTCTGCATCCCGATCAGATTACGTTCTGGCGGTAA
- a CDS encoding winged helix-turn-helix domain-containing protein: MQSSRKVIELASVRLMPKTPREEQAARELPEPTGAYCSKTQRLAVISVFPERLHELVGDLSARCLDVMMFHRFEPDVMRGLPVEAIVLDAAAAEAAGELAALREAVAQHSGSRAQLVWLVDREGLAAQLPAHSLVVSTRDRMLAVERIMGRLSAAESMGLSGDAATDASVRVQHSGGTSGVYTFKDLTLDPKRMTLSQSGKRVDVTKTEFELLLLLMQAGGEVLSREVIMDGVWGSQYFGGSNVVDVHVKSLRKKLRDSAAAPAYISTVRGVGYRLADGQ, from the coding sequence ATGCAGAGCAGCCGCAAAGTGATAGAGCTGGCCTCAGTTCGTCTGATGCCCAAGACGCCGAGGGAGGAGCAGGCCGCACGGGAGCTGCCGGAGCCTACGGGCGCGTACTGCAGCAAGACGCAGCGTCTTGCTGTGATCAGCGTCTTCCCGGAGAGGCTGCATGAGCTCGTGGGCGATCTGTCCGCACGCTGCCTCGATGTGATGATGTTCCACCGCTTCGAGCCGGACGTGATGCGTGGTCTGCCGGTAGAGGCGATCGTCCTCGATGCGGCGGCAGCCGAGGCGGCTGGTGAGCTTGCTGCACTGCGGGAGGCCGTGGCCCAGCATAGCGGCAGTCGTGCTCAGCTGGTATGGCTCGTTGACCGCGAGGGGCTGGCTGCTCAGCTCCCTGCACATTCGCTCGTCGTCTCGACGCGAGATCGGATGCTGGCGGTGGAGCGCATTATGGGGCGTCTATCCGCGGCGGAGTCGATGGGGCTGTCTGGTGACGCCGCGACCGACGCGTCTGTCCGTGTACAGCATTCCGGCGGTACGTCCGGCGTGTACACGTTCAAGGATCTCACGCTCGACCCGAAGCGTATGACGCTGTCCCAGTCGGGCAAGCGCGTCGACGTGACGAAGACGGAATTCGAGCTGCTGCTGCTCCTGATGCAGGCGGGCGGCGAGGTGCTGTCGCGCGAGGTGATCATGGACGGCGTCTGGGGCAGTCAATATTTCGGCGGCAGCAACGTCGTCGATGTCCACGTGAAGAGCTTGCGCAAGAAGCTGCGCGATTCCGCCGCGGCTCCCGCTTACATTAGTACGGTGCGCGGCGTAGGCTACAGGCTGGCCGATGGGCAGTAG
- a CDS encoding MerR family transcriptional regulator, translating to MAVRISEVAKLTGLPISTIRYYEKSGLIPDEYMRRDSNHYRIYESDIVRHLDVVKTCLAVGFSIQDVKSMIAKQGLTREEQTRILRDKIAELEEAQHKLAAAKRSLTDILESSIWCEKGFGKH from the coding sequence ATGGCTGTGAGGATTAGCGAAGTAGCGAAGCTGACAGGGCTTCCGATCTCGACGATTCGTTATTACGAGAAGTCAGGTCTCATTCCTGATGAATATATGCGTAGAGACTCCAATCATTATCGGATCTACGAGTCGGACATTGTTCGCCACTTGGACGTTGTGAAGACGTGTCTTGCAGTCGGCTTTTCCATACAAGATGTGAAGTCGATGATCGCGAAGCAAGGGCTCACGAGAGAAGAGCAGACACGTATACTTAGAGACAAAATAGCCGAGCTCGAAGAAGCGCAGCACAAATTAGCGGCGGCCAAGCGATCACTTACCGACATTCTCGAATCGAGCATCTGGTGCGAGAAAGGGTTCGGCAAGCATTGA
- a CDS encoding catalase, with the protein MNPFRLTTNQGAPVGDNQNSRTAGPNGPTLLEDYHLLEKLAHFDRERIPERVVHARGAGAHGEFVVENSMSAYTKAHLFGEVGRKTTVFVRFSTVVHGVGSPETARDPRGFAVKLYTEEGNYDIVGNHLPVFFIRDAIKFPDMVHSLKPAPDTNVQTPARYWDFMTLTPESTHMLTWVFSDNGTPANYRQMDGFGVHAFKWINAQGKVTYVKYHWKSKQGVVNFSASEAQDMQGRDFNHATRDLYDQISEGNYPAWELHVQLLPVEDLDAHSFDPLDPTKVWPENLYPLHKIGTMTLNRNPDNFFAEVEQSAFSPSALVPGIEPSEDKLLQGRLFSYPDTQRYRLGANYLQIPVNCPYASVRNHQRDGFMNVKQDSSPVNYEPNSFSDSPKEDPAYADSTAPLHGAAGRQRIAKTDDFTQAGEKYRSFTPQERDNLIANLVNDLKATPQDIQLRAICNFFRADVEYGARIAAGLGIDISGFMSAAPTKE; encoded by the coding sequence ATGAATCCATTCCGCTTAACGACGAACCAAGGCGCCCCAGTCGGCGATAATCAAAACTCCCGCACAGCCGGTCCGAACGGCCCGACGCTTCTCGAGGACTACCACCTGCTAGAGAAGCTCGCTCACTTCGACCGTGAGCGTATTCCAGAGCGCGTCGTGCACGCACGCGGCGCAGGTGCCCATGGCGAGTTCGTCGTGGAGAACAGCATGAGCGCCTATACGAAGGCGCATCTGTTCGGTGAGGTTGGGCGTAAGACGACGGTATTCGTTCGCTTCTCCACCGTTGTTCACGGTGTGGGCTCGCCGGAGACCGCACGCGATCCGCGTGGCTTCGCGGTGAAGCTCTACACCGAGGAGGGCAACTACGACATCGTCGGCAACCATCTTCCGGTCTTCTTCATTCGCGATGCGATCAAGTTCCCGGACATGGTTCACTCGCTGAAGCCTGCGCCGGACACGAACGTGCAGACTCCTGCGCGCTACTGGGACTTCATGACGCTCACGCCGGAGTCGACGCATATGCTCACTTGGGTGTTCTCCGATAACGGAACGCCGGCCAACTATCGCCAGATGGACGGCTTCGGCGTACACGCCTTCAAGTGGATCAACGCACAGGGTAAGGTCACGTATGTGAAATACCACTGGAAGTCGAAGCAGGGCGTCGTTAACTTCTCGGCGAGCGAGGCGCAGGACATGCAGGGTCGCGACTTCAACCATGCGACGCGTGACCTGTACGATCAGATCTCGGAAGGCAATTACCCAGCATGGGAGCTGCATGTGCAGCTACTGCCGGTCGAGGACCTCGATGCGCACAGCTTCGATCCGCTCGATCCGACGAAGGTGTGGCCAGAGAACCTGTATCCGCTGCACAAGATCGGTACGATGACACTGAACCGCAATCCGGACAATTTCTTCGCTGAGGTCGAGCAGTCCGCCTTCTCGCCGAGCGCGCTCGTGCCAGGCATCGAGCCTTCCGAGGATAAGCTGCTGCAGGGCCGTCTGTTCTCGTACCCGGATACGCAGCGTTACCGTCTGGGCGCGAACTATTTGCAAATTCCGGTCAACTGCCCGTATGCGTCGGTGCGCAACCATCAGCGTGATGGCTTCATGAACGTGAAGCAGGACAGCTCGCCGGTCAACTACGAGCCGAACAGCTTCTCCGACAGCCCGAAGGAGGACCCGGCATACGCAGACAGCACCGCACCGCTGCACGGCGCGGCAGGTCGCCAGCGCATTGCGAAGACCGACGACTTCACCCAGGCAGGGGAGAAGTACCGCAGCTTCACGCCGCAGGAGCGCGACAATCTGATCGCGAACCTCGTTAACGATCTGAAGGCGACGCCGCAAGACATTCAGCTGCGTGCGATCTGCAACTTCTTCCGCGCAGACGTAGAGTACGGCGCTAGAATTGCCGCTGGTCTTGGAATTGACATCTCTGGCTTCATGTCGGCCGCTCCGACGAAGGAATAA
- a CDS encoding MMPL family transporter, with protein sequence MRMILKLRWLVLVLWLVALVALVAAAPDMKQLVRDKGQITVPDGYSSTMAAELLKEMKRGSGAAEAANAGSSRTSVLVLHNENGLNEADDQQMKRAVELLKQGKERYGITSVTTHLDTPELKEQLVAKDGRTALMLVEAELGGRTPAELREGLYEALSDVQVDHYYTGNWLIQEDVIESSEEGLKKTEWITLVFILAILLVVFRSPVAPFIPLLTVGITYIVSQSIVAFLVDTVSFPLSNFTQIFLVAVLFGIGTDYCILLISRFKEELVRSGGDRVEAIVASYRTAGRTVFYAGLAVMVGFASIGFSTFVLYRSAVAVAVGVAVLLLALMTLVPFFMMVLGPKLFWPVKGSLEHKPSKLWDTVGRFSLKRPLTALLIVAAVTVPFLSVYEGSTSFNSLDEIGDKYRSVKAFNVISDSFGPGDSLPSTIVMRKSDGWAGTAGLAAVEQVSRELAAVDGVKLVRSATRPTGEPIGEFEVGKQAAALEDGLGEGSDGLSKVGSGLSEASSQLSDNAPKLQEAVSGADELVAGTTELKQGVDELASGLLQLQKGLADGSAGAGELEAGLAEAQASAEQLAAGSRQLQASYEQLGGGLGQLTEAYVQVAGQSQSLAQGLADAGLGMQGLAVKYPDLQQDPDYLKLQAAMKQLQSGAEQLSAGLGELNAQLAGVEQGLSQANSGYKQAAEGQVQLAAGLGALAQGMSELQSGIAKAADGQGAIVKKLPELSGGLEQLSSGQKELQQGFVQLNEQLGELTSGLQSSVDGLKQLEDGLKSAQGYLDGLSSPSNGQLSGWYAPEEALSDASFVQALDTYMSADRTLMKLDVVFSGNPYDAATMAKVDDLKAAVERAVRTAGLANVTFAIDGVSSSNHDLKTISDADYSRTAVLMLVGIGLILIVMFRSIVIPIYITLSLVLTFFTSMAITEVIYVDLLGFAGISWAVPFFGFVLLMALGVDYSIFLMDRFKEYRHLPPREAILEAMRSMGAVIVSAAVILGGTFAAMLPSGVMSLLQIATIVLCGLFLYAFIMLPLFVPVMVRTFGEANWWPFMRKTERDVD encoded by the coding sequence ATGAGGATGATCTTGAAGCTGCGCTGGCTGGTGCTTGTACTATGGCTGGTAGCGCTCGTCGCACTGGTGGCGGCCGCACCGGATATGAAGCAGCTGGTGCGTGACAAGGGGCAAATTACGGTGCCCGACGGCTACTCGTCGACGATGGCAGCCGAGCTGTTGAAGGAGATGAAGCGAGGGAGCGGAGCAGCTGAGGCTGCGAATGCGGGCTCGAGTCGGACGTCCGTGCTCGTTCTTCATAACGAGAACGGGCTGAATGAAGCCGACGATCAGCAGATGAAGCGGGCGGTCGAGCTGCTGAAGCAGGGCAAGGAGCGCTACGGCATTACTTCGGTCACGACGCACCTCGACACCCCGGAGCTGAAGGAGCAGCTGGTGGCGAAGGATGGACGGACGGCGCTGATGCTTGTGGAGGCGGAGCTTGGCGGTCGTACCCCGGCTGAGCTGCGCGAGGGGCTGTACGAGGCGCTCTCCGATGTGCAGGTGGACCATTATTATACGGGCAACTGGCTCATTCAGGAGGATGTGATCGAGAGCTCGGAGGAGGGGCTGAAGAAGACGGAGTGGATTACGCTCGTGTTCATACTAGCGATTCTGCTCGTCGTGTTCCGCTCGCCGGTCGCGCCGTTCATTCCGCTGTTGACGGTCGGTATTACGTATATCGTATCGCAGTCGATTGTGGCGTTCTTGGTCGATACGGTGAGCTTCCCGCTGTCTAACTTTACGCAAATCTTCCTGGTGGCGGTGCTGTTCGGTATCGGTACGGACTATTGCATTCTGCTGATCAGCCGCTTCAAGGAGGAGCTGGTGCGCAGCGGCGGTGATCGAGTCGAAGCGATCGTCGCTTCGTACCGGACGGCGGGGCGGACGGTGTTCTATGCCGGTCTTGCGGTGATGGTTGGCTTCGCCTCGATCGGCTTCTCGACGTTCGTGCTGTACCGCTCGGCGGTCGCGGTAGCGGTAGGCGTGGCAGTACTGCTGCTGGCGCTCATGACGCTCGTGCCGTTCTTCATGATGGTGCTCGGTCCGAAGCTGTTCTGGCCGGTGAAGGGCTCGCTCGAGCATAAGCCGAGCAAGCTGTGGGATACGGTCGGGCGCTTCTCGCTGAAGCGGCCACTGACCGCGCTGCTGATCGTGGCGGCGGTGACGGTTCCGTTCTTGTCGGTGTATGAGGGGTCGACCTCGTTCAATTCGCTCGATGAGATCGGGGATAAATATCGTTCGGTGAAGGCGTTCAATGTGATCTCGGACAGCTTCGGCCCTGGTGACTCGCTGCCGTCGACGATCGTGATGCGCAAGTCGGACGGCTGGGCCGGCACGGCGGGGCTCGCCGCTGTCGAGCAGGTGTCCCGCGAGCTGGCGGCTGTGGACGGCGTGAAGCTGGTGCGCAGCGCGACCCGACCGACAGGCGAGCCGATCGGCGAGTTCGAGGTCGGGAAGCAGGCGGCCGCGCTGGAGGATGGACTCGGCGAAGGCAGCGACGGCTTGTCGAAGGTCGGCAGTGGTCTGTCCGAGGCGAGCAGCCAGCTGTCGGACAACGCGCCGAAGCTACAGGAGGCGGTGTCCGGCGCCGATGAGCTGGTCGCAGGCACGACCGAGCTGAAGCAGGGCGTCGACGAGCTGGCGAGCGGTCTGCTTCAGCTGCAGAAGGGGCTCGCGGACGGCTCGGCAGGAGCGGGTGAGCTAGAGGCGGGGCTTGCGGAGGCGCAGGCGAGCGCCGAGCAGCTAGCCGCAGGGAGCCGTCAGCTGCAGGCGAGCTATGAGCAGCTGGGCGGCGGGCTGGGACAGCTGACAGAGGCCTATGTCCAGGTAGCCGGGCAGTCCCAGTCGCTGGCGCAAGGGCTCGCCGATGCCGGTCTAGGCATGCAGGGGCTGGCGGTGAAATATCCGGACCTGCAGCAGGACCCGGATTACTTGAAGCTGCAGGCGGCGATGAAGCAGCTGCAGTCAGGTGCTGAGCAGCTAAGCGCAGGTCTTGGCGAGCTGAACGCGCAGCTGGCCGGCGTGGAGCAAGGGCTCAGCCAGGCGAACTCGGGTTACAAGCAGGCCGCAGAGGGTCAGGTGCAGCTGGCCGCAGGACTTGGTGCGCTCGCCCAAGGGATGAGCGAGCTGCAGAGCGGGATCGCCAAGGCCGCTGACGGCCAGGGCGCGATCGTGAAGAAGCTGCCGGAGCTGAGCGGCGGCTTGGAGCAGCTGTCGTCCGGTCAGAAGGAGCTGCAGCAGGGCTTCGTGCAGCTGAACGAGCAGCTCGGCGAGCTGACGAGCGGACTGCAGTCGAGCGTAGACGGTCTGAAGCAGCTGGAGGACGGCTTGAAGTCGGCGCAGGGCTACCTCGACGGCTTGTCCAGCCCGTCGAACGGACAGCTGTCAGGCTGGTATGCGCCAGAGGAGGCGCTGTCGGATGCTTCGTTCGTCCAGGCGCTCGATACGTACATGTCCGCCGACCGGACGCTGATGAAGCTGGATGTCGTCTTCAGCGGCAACCCGTATGATGCGGCGACGATGGCGAAGGTCGACGACCTGAAGGCTGCGGTCGAGCGTGCGGTGCGGACAGCCGGTCTTGCGAATGTGACCTTCGCCATTGATGGAGTGTCCAGCAGCAACCATGACCTAAAGACGATATCGGATGCAGACTATTCGCGCACAGCGGTGCTGATGCTTGTCGGCATCGGGCTCATCTTGATCGTGATGTTCCGCTCGATCGTCATTCCGATCTATATCACGCTGTCGCTAGTGCTGACATTCTTCACCTCGATGGCAATTACCGAGGTCATCTATGTCGATCTGCTTGGCTTCGCCGGTATTAGCTGGGCTGTGCCGTTCTTCGGCTTCGTGCTGCTGATGGCGCTCGGCGTCGATTACAGCATCTTCCTGATGGATCGGTTCAAGGAGTACCGCCATCTGCCGCCAAGAGAGGCGATTCTGGAGGCGATGCGGAGCATGGGAGCGGTCATCGTCTCGGCTGCGGTCATTCTCGGCGGCACATTCGCTGCGATGCTGCCGTCGGGAGTCATGTCGCTCCTGCAGATCGCGACGATCGTGCTGTGCGGACTGTTCCTGTACGCATTCATTATGCTGCCGCTGTTCGTGCCGGTGATGGTGCGTACGTTCGGCGAGGCGAACTGGTGGCCGTTCATGCGTAAGACGGAGCGGGATGTGGATTAA
- a CDS encoding Fur family transcriptional regulator produces MKVTRNEAIQKLKELGIRMTTQRELLLHYLYERLSHPSAEQLYEAIYADYPKVVSITTVYNNLRLLREQRLVKEFYIHHTGTARYDTNVQPHHHLYCTSCHSVTDYAAAGSLPTLASGRLEPVQELPPGFITEQVYLEISGMCEACSQPQPLRREIAI; encoded by the coding sequence ATGAAGGTCACTAGGAATGAGGCGATACAGAAGCTGAAGGAGCTGGGTATTCGGATGACGACGCAGCGCGAGCTGCTGCTCCATTATTTGTACGAGCGGCTGTCGCATCCTTCGGCTGAGCAGCTGTATGAAGCGATCTATGCCGATTACCCGAAGGTCGTCAGCATTACGACGGTATACAACAACTTGAGATTACTGCGCGAGCAGCGTCTTGTGAAGGAATTTTACATTCACCATACAGGCACCGCCAGATACGATACGAATGTTCAGCCGCACCATCATCTGTACTGTACCTCGTGTCATAGTGTGACCGACTATGCGGCTGCTGGCTCGCTCCCGACTCTGGCCTCGGGAAGGCTTGAGCCTGTGCAGGAGCTGCCGCCGGGGTTCATCACCGAGCAGGTGTATCTCGAAATATCCGGTATGTGCGAGGCGTGCAGCCAGCCGCAGCCGTTACGCCGAGAGATTGCGATATAA
- a CDS encoding MarR family winged helix-turn-helix transcriptional regulator codes for MKQIVARYEAASFTVNRRINAMIRECMQEELTLDQYSILRYIGDRSQCTSSELAEAFCVGKSSITAIITRLAAKRLIVRLPDEKDRRVTYLALTEEGRRLSDVVESSIQQLLTRLMEHFQPEEAEAFIGTYEKLAKVLVMVDEKGDTEE; via the coding sequence ATGAAGCAAATTGTCGCCCGCTACGAGGCGGCTTCCTTCACCGTCAATCGTCGCATCAACGCGATGATCCGGGAGTGTATGCAGGAGGAGCTGACGCTGGACCAGTACTCGATTCTACGTTATATCGGCGATCGTTCGCAGTGTACGTCGTCGGAGCTGGCCGAGGCGTTCTGTGTCGGCAAAAGCTCGATTACGGCGATCATTACGCGCCTTGCGGCTAAGCGTCTCATCGTGCGGCTGCCCGATGAGAAGGACCGCCGCGTCACGTACTTGGCGCTGACCGAGGAAGGCAGAAGGCTCAGCGATGTGGTGGAGTCGAGCATTCAGCAGCTGCTGACGCGGCTGATGGAGCATTTTCAACCCGAAGAAGCAGAGGCATTCATTGGGACGTACGAGAAGCTGGCGAAGGTGCTGGTGATGGTGGATGAGAAGGGGGATACCGAGGAATGA
- a CDS encoding Fur family transcriptional regulator, producing the protein MNKLNLTPQRKVIYDILVQSDDHPTAAEVIERLREMGQHLAYGTVYNSLRYLTDMGLIRELKLGEASSRYDARMENHHHIQCAVCGKVDEVHTEEPAEWLKAIEAETGYTIDHSHLVFEGVCSGCRAAAK; encoded by the coding sequence ATGAATAAACTCAACTTAACCCCACAGCGTAAAGTAATCTACGATATATTGGTTCAGAGCGACGACCATCCGACGGCAGCAGAAGTCATCGAGCGGCTGCGGGAGATGGGCCAGCATCTGGCCTACGGCACGGTCTATAATTCGCTGCGCTACTTGACGGACATGGGCTTGATCCGCGAGCTCAAGCTGGGAGAGGCATCCAGTCGGTACGATGCGCGTATGGAGAATCACCATCATATTCAGTGTGCCGTGTGCGGCAAGGTGGATGAAGTGCACACGGAGGAGCCAGCCGAATGGCTGAAGGCGATAGAAGCAGAAACGGGCTATACGATCGATCATTCTCATCTGGTATTCGAAGGAGTGTGTTCGGGATGCAGAGCAGCCGCAAAGTGA
- a CDS encoding stalk domain-containing protein, with the protein MKLLHITMKLVLALCLLAGLGSGAMLPSAHASSSSFRYYAYPQGEVGIQKPTIGFRIGDLGTELSILNYISLTIDGKEVRGEFDRETMSVTYVPKEPYSVGEHKVKASINFSGYEQAEQQWTFKIAATAVKEPTTDYSETQLKMVRAVNDYRTLYGLQPLSADAHLMMAAQLHADYIYMNKIDPSEVSLHDQKSSLPGFIGAKPGDRAEYVGYFDSVAEDVAYNTGTPIESIDKLFDAPYHRIPFLLSQAKHIGVAAVGPVVVLEFGFEEELKRELLVTPAAGDKYVPIQFDGHEDPDPIRMHKEAEYPVGYPIVARLTGSRPDEKITLLEAKVTDEQGQEVKLLRNSPDNDEHLIREVILTPLEPLQPDTTYTAYVKLSSERGGGKEAFERKWQFRTEPGDGVGKHKLHADVQAYLKLLDRSSVPHTAEISLNKQRYTLDGAPLELQVKPIVIDGSSYLWVRDLATALGAQVTWNDEQKAAIYTKKDRTVAFYTTRPAYAIQGKEIAGDVSAQLVDEQTMIPVRLLSEVLGAKVTYIEESHSIRIEY; encoded by the coding sequence ATGAAACTGTTACACATTACGATGAAGCTCGTGCTCGCCCTGTGCTTGCTCGCTGGACTTGGCAGCGGCGCTATGTTGCCCTCGGCTCATGCTTCGTCGTCTTCCTTCCGCTACTATGCTTATCCGCAAGGTGAGGTTGGGATTCAGAAGCCGACGATTGGCTTCCGAATTGGCGACCTCGGCACCGAGCTCTCGATCCTGAATTACATCTCGCTTACGATCGACGGCAAGGAAGTGCGAGGTGAATTCGATCGCGAAACGATGAGCGTCACGTATGTGCCGAAGGAGCCTTACTCCGTCGGTGAGCATAAGGTGAAGGCGTCCATTAACTTCTCCGGCTACGAACAGGCGGAGCAACAATGGACGTTCAAGATTGCGGCTACGGCGGTGAAGGAGCCGACGACCGACTATTCGGAGACGCAGCTGAAGATGGTCCGGGCGGTCAACGATTACCGGACGCTGTACGGCCTGCAGCCGCTGAGCGCGGATGCCCATCTGATGATGGCGGCGCAGCTGCACGCGGACTATATCTACATGAATAAGATCGATCCTTCCGAGGTATCGCTGCACGACCAGAAGTCTTCGCTGCCCGGCTTCATCGGTGCTAAGCCCGGCGATCGGGCCGAGTATGTCGGCTACTTCGACTCCGTAGCGGAGGACGTCGCCTACAATACAGGGACGCCGATCGAATCGATCGACAAGCTGTTCGACGCGCCGTATCACCGCATCCCGTTCCTGCTGTCGCAGGCGAAGCATATCGGCGTGGCCGCTGTCGGTCCGGTCGTCGTGCTCGAATTCGGCTTCGAGGAGGAGCTGAAGCGCGAGCTGCTCGTGACGCCTGCTGCGGGTGACAAGTACGTCCCGATCCAATTCGACGGACACGAGGACCCCGACCCGATCCGCATGCACAAGGAAGCGGAATATCCGGTCGGCTACCCGATCGTCGCCCGCTTGACCGGCTCAAGACCGGATGAGAAGATTACGCTGCTCGAGGCGAAGGTCACCGACGAGCAGGGGCAAGAGGTGAAGCTGCTGCGCAACTCGCCGGACAACGATGAGCATCTTATCCGTGAAGTCATCCTGACACCGCTCGAGCCGCTCCAGCCGGACACTACCTATACCGCTTATGTGAAGCTGTCCTCGGAGCGCGGCGGCGGCAAGGAAGCATTCGAGCGCAAGTGGCAGTTCCGCACCGAGCCGGGGGACGGCGTCGGCAAGCATAAGCTGCACGCCGACGTGCAGGCGTACCTGAAGCTGCTCGACCGCAGCAGCGTGCCGCATACGGCCGAGATCTCGCTGAATAAGCAGCGGTATACGCTGGACGGCGCTCCGCTGGAGCTGCAGGTGAAGCCGATCGTCATCGACGGCTCCTCGTACCTGTGGGTGCGCGACCTTGCCACGGCGCTCGGGGCACAGGTTACTTGGAACGACGAGCAGAAGGCCGCGATCTACACGAAGAAGGACCGCACCGTCGCCTTCTACACGACGCGCCCCGCTTACGCGATCCAAGGCAAGGAGATCGCAGGCGACGTGTCCGCACAGCTCGTGGATGAGCAGACGATGATTCCTGTACGCCTCTTGTCCGAGGTGCTCGGCGCCAAGGTGACCTATATCGAGGAGTCGCACAGCATTCGGATTGAATATTGA